In Bubalus kerabau isolate K-KA32 ecotype Philippines breed swamp buffalo chromosome 4, PCC_UOA_SB_1v2, whole genome shotgun sequence, one DNA window encodes the following:
- the LOC129649875 gene encoding LOW QUALITY PROTEIN: calcium-binding protein 1-like (The sequence of the model RefSeq protein was modified relative to this genomic sequence to represent the inferred CDS: inserted 1 base in 1 codon) → MGNCVKCPLVCLSRKMCQEETSYTVVQMSEEGLAASXELRRPLLMLAQNCVVMHNLLGPGFIFLQKGFAENRQPDRSLWPEETEELREAIRKFDKDEDGYINCRDLGNCMLTVGYMPTEMELIELSQQINMNRGDHVDFDDFVELMGPKLLAETVDIIGVKELRDAFREFDTNGDGEISTSELPEAMRKLLGHQVGHRDIEQIIQVVDLNEGVEQLEFSLIPRGDAERYSHLWKTVCSF, encoded by the exons ATGGGCAACTGTGTTAAGTGTCCACTGGTCTGTCTCTCAAGGAAGATGTGCCAAGAGGAGACCAGCTACACAGTGGTGCAGATGAGTGAGGAGGGGCTGGCAGCCA GTGAGCTTCGCAGGCCCCTCCTGATGCTGGCTCAGAACTGCGTGGTCATGCACAACCTGCTGGGCCCAGGCTTCATCTTCCTGCAAAAGGGCTTTGCAGAGAACAGGCAGCCTGACAGATCTCTGTGGCCAGAGGAGACTGAAGAGCTCAGGGAGGCCATCAGAAAATTTGACAAGGACGAAGATGGCTACATCAACTGCCGGGACCTGGGTAACTGCATGCTCACCGTGGGTTACATGCCCACCGAGATGGAGCTCATTGAGCTGTCCCAGCAGATCAATATGAACCGGGGTGACCACGTGGATTTTGATGACTTTGTGGAGCTAATGGGACCTAAACTCCTGGCGGAGACAGTAGATATAATTGGAGTAAAGGAACTGCGAGATGCCTTCCGAGAGTTTGACACCAATGGTGATGGCGAGATAAGCACCAGTGAGTTACCAGAGGCCATGAGGAAACTCCTGGGTCATCAGGTGGGACACCGAGACATAGAGCAAATTATCCAAGTTGTGGACCTCAATGAGGGTGTGGAGCAATTGGAGTTCTCATTGATTCCTAGAGGGGATGCAGAAAGGTACAGCcacctttggaagacagtttgcagTTTCTAA